One region of Drosophila teissieri strain GT53w chromosome 2L, Prin_Dtei_1.1, whole genome shotgun sequence genomic DNA includes:
- the LOC122626522 gene encoding cuticle protein 19.8-like — MAAKFFTLLCLALLAAGQAEYNYNEKSAKAASPAERSASSSGEDFLSDYHTPSNNALNSEATPDGYDYVAPARNQFAAGSRTASVQASNLLQNAASAANAEAVLLPSPLPILRHEQNSEVVSSAPQQEQQQLAPSIQQQHSEPVVVSSVLRQQQEPEVFPPASYSFNYAVNDETTGDIKEHSETRDGYVVRGFYSLVDPDGYKRTVTYTADDVHGFNAVVNRVPYALKAVVVPVAQVAQVAQVAQPTPFVARDERSKSVDVIHSSGAAAATGVSEVSGAGGAPATVLRSGAVAASGSSSGNVAGSQVTNSFAEDSYANAPRGLDASGGPYA; from the exons ATGGCAGCTAAG TTTTTTACCCTGCTGTGTCTGGCACTTTTGGCCGCTGGCCAAGCGGAGTACAACTACAACGAGAAGTCCGCGAAGGCGGCCAGCCCAGCGGAACGCAGTGCATCCAGTTCTGGCGAGGATTTCCTGAGCGACTACCACACGCCCAGCAACAATGCCCTGAATTCGGAGGCCACGCCCGATGGCTATGACTACGTGGCGCCCGCCAGGAATCAGTTCGCCGCCGGCAGCCGTACGGCCAGTGTCCAGGCCTCCAATCTTCTCCAGAATGCGGCCAGCGCGGCCAATGCCGAAGCCGTGCTGCTGCCCTCACCGCTGCCCATCCTCCGCCACGAGCAGAACTCGGAGGTGGTTTCATCCGCGCCGCAGCAGGAACAACAGCAGCTAGCTCCATCCATTCAGCAACAGCACTCGGAACCGGTGGTGGTCAGCTCCGTTCtgcgccagcagcaggagccagAGGTCTTTCCGCCCGCCAGCTACAGCTTCAACTATGCCGTGAACGACGAGACCACCGGCGACATCAAGGAGCACAGCGAGACCCGGGATGGCTATGTGGTGCGCGGATTCTACAGCCTCGTCGATCCCGATGGCTACAAGCGCACCGTCACCTACACGGCGGATGATGTGCATGGCTTCAATGCCGTGGTCAACCGGGTGCCCTATGCCCTCAAGGCGGTGGTTGTTCCCGTGGCCCAGGTGGCCCAGGTCGCCCAGGTGGCGCAGCCCACTCCATTTGTGGCTCGGGATGAGCGCTCAAAGTCCGTGGATGTTATTCACTCCTCgggtgcagcagctgcaacaggaGTATCAGAAGtatcaggagcaggaggagcaccaGCAACTGTCCTGCGATCGGGAGCTGTTGCCGCTTCCGGCTCATCTTCGGGCAACGTTGCCGGATCCCAAGTGACCAACTCCTTCGCCGAGGACAGCTACGCCAATGCTCCGCGTGGCCTGGACGCCTCCGGCGGTCCCTACGCCTGA
- the LOC122611841 gene encoding phenoloxidase-activating factor 2-like, whose amino-acid sequence MSQFWAFALLIFEGFILSSRATHMCPSSNLCVSRENCREEEPFFDFSSTINCTDAEVCCEKSNVIGMSKSPAQHPVDTSSPNGLEENTRVYDDRSKPNQFPWVMALFGKDFYFGGGSLITPGLVLTAAHILVRFSPPDITVRAGAWDLSSSEKVAPPLDRQVIRILQHEAFNYSSGANNLALLFLDSPFELGAKVQTISLPIPETSFAQRICTVAGWGVRSLTDTDVQPIQRKVDLPVVDDSKCQSQLRKTRLGSDYQLPPSLMCAGGEQGRDVCLQFGGSALFCSLGGNPKRYEQAGIVSFGIGCGQRNVPGTFTQVSRFREWINPHLEQVLSVLI is encoded by the exons ATGTCGCAGTTCTGGGCCTTCGCTTTGCTCATTTTCGAGGGTTTCATCCTGTCCAGCCGTGCCACTCACATGTGCCCGAGTTCCAATCTGTGTGTTTCCAGGGAAAATTGTCGCGAGGAGGAGCCTTTCTTCGACTTCAGTTCCACCATTAATTGCACCGACGCAGAAGTGTGCTGCGAAAAGTCCAATGTG ATCGGCATGAGTAAAAGTCCTGCACAACATCCAGTGGACACGAGTAGTCCAAATGGTCTAGAGGAAAACACCAGGGTTTATGATGACCGAAGCAAGCCGAATCAATTTCCCTGGGTGATGGCATTGTTCGGCAAGGACTTTTATTTTGGAGGAGGATCTCTGATTACCCCGGGTCTGGTGCTAACCGCTGCCCACATCCTCGTGCGTTTCTCCCCCCCTGACATCACGGTGAGAGCTGGCGCTTGGGATCTGTCCTCCAGTGAGAAAGTAGCTCCACCGCTGGATCGCCAAGTGATCAGGATCCTGCAGCATGAGGCATTTAACTACAGCAGCGGAGCCAACAACTTGGCACTACTCTTCTTGGATTCGCCATTCGAGTTGGGCGCCAAAGTCCAGACCATATCCTTACCCATTCCGGAAACGAGTTTCGCGCAAAGGATCTGCACGGTCGCCGGTTGGGGTGTGAGATCCTTAACCGACACTGACGTTCAACCCATCCAACGGAAGGTGGACTTGCCCGTAGTCGATGATTCGAAATGCCAGAGCCAGCTGAGGAAAACCAGACTGGGTTCGGACTATCAGTTGCCCCCCAGCTTGATGTGTGCCGGCGGAGAGCAGGGCAGAGATGTCTGCCTCCAGTTCGGAGGATCCGCCCTCTTCTGCTCCCTGGGAGGGAATCCCAAGCGCTACGAGCAGGCGGGCATCGTAAGCTTCGGCATTGGATGCGGCCAGAGAAATGTGCCCGGCACCTTCACCCAGGTGTCCAGGTTCAGGGAGTGGATCAATCCGCACCTGGAGCAAGTGCTTAGCGTGCTAATTTAG
- the LOC122625948 gene encoding glycoprotein-N-acetylgalactosamine 3-beta-galactosyltransferase 1-like isoform X2: protein MMHRKRLELMLMVLIGLAWGLLLSELMKRTRGHNRSDRLKEESSPFPSSQRSRILATPPPTTGPPTTSPPPDILAARLFNETRVLCMVLTSPKTHHSRAIHIKRTWGGRCNKLIFMSSKADRELGAVALNVREGYSNLWPKTRAALQYVYKHHFQKYDWFLKADDDTYVIMENLRAFLHAYDFRQPVYFGNKFRQHVKEGYMSGGAGYVLSKMALHRLVKLGFGNSSICTSRNYGYEDVELGRCLAGVGVVGGDSRDEHGLSRFIPFSPLHWYPQPPEWYQPLLYYTPSD from the exons ATGATGCATCGAAAGCGTCTGgagctgatgctgatggtgctgATCGGTCTGGCCTGGGGACTACTGCTGTCCGAGCTGATGAAGCGCACTCGTGGGCATAATCGCTCCGATCGGCTGAAGGAGGAGAGCAGTCCCTTTCCCAGCAGCCAGCGGAGCAGGATCCTAGCCacgccaccacccaccactgGTCCACCGACCACAAGTCCACCGCCGGACATCCTGGCCGCGCGCCTCTTCAACGAGACACGCGTGCTGTGCATGGTGCTGACCAGTCCGAAGACGCACCACAGCCGGGCCATCCACATCAAGCGCACGTGGGGTGGGCGCTGCAACAAGCTGATCTTCATGAGCAGCAAGGCGGACAGGGAACTGGGAGCGGTGGCGCTCAACGTGCGGGAGGGCTACTCCAATTTGTGGCCCAAGACGCGGGCGGCGCTGCAGTACGTCTACAAGCACCACTTCCAGAAGTACGACTGGTTCCTGAAGGCCGACGATGACAC CTATGTTATTATGGAGAACCTGCGCGCCTTTCTACACGCCTACGATTTCAGGCAACCGGTTTATTTTGGAAACAAGTTTCGCCAGCATGTGAAAGAG GGATACATGTCGGGAGGAGCGGGCTATGTGCTGAGCAAGATGGCACTGCACCGGCTGGTTAAGCTGGGCtttggcaacagcagcatctgcaCCAGTCGCAACTACGGCTACGAGGACGTGGAACTGGGACGCTGTCTGGCGGGAGTGGGCGTCGTGGGTGGCGATTCCCGGGATGAGCATGGGTTGAGTCGCTTCATTCCCTTCTCGCCACTGCACTGGTATCCCCAGCCGCCGGAGTGGTACCAGCCACTGCTCTACTACACACCATCAGAT TGA
- the LOC122622627 gene encoding ankyrin repeat domain-containing protein 29-like has protein sequence MSLKKETPSDVQLHMAAMRGDEVALLRVLDSGKVHVDCKDEDGTTPLILAAAGGHTYCVMELLDQGADPNSRRLTGTTPLFFAAQGGHLDVVKILIKAGASVDTPSADGGTPLFVACQGGHVKIVRELLDCGANVNAHMKDRATPVFISAQNGHRTVLALLIQAGAEIDIKRIDGATPLWIAAQMGQDHICKVLLQNGANVDTVRCDGATPLFKAAHKGHAAVITVLLKYRPNLGQLPNGESALHAAAMFGHMTVCKQLVAAGSDVLLKNQDGLTALQLAHQQKYTSICDYLQERIRTMVARSAKAMVTSGVSSTVKTMSA, from the exons ATGTCGCTTAAG AAGGAGACGCCCTCGGATGTGCAACTGCACATGGCAGCCATGAGGGGAGATGAGGTGGCCCTTCTTCGCGTCCTGGACAGCGGCAAGGTGCACGTGGACTGCAAGGACGAG GATGGCACCACCCCGCTGATTTTGGCTGCTGCCGGAGGTCACACCTACTGCGTGATGGAGCTGCTCGATCAGGGAGCCGATCCGAACTCGCGTCGTCTCACGGGCACCACGCCCCTTTTCTTTGCCGCCCAAGGCGGTCACCTGGACGTGGTGAAGATCCTGATCAAGGCGGGCGCCAGCGTGGACACGCCCTCCGCGGATGGCGGCACGCCCCTTTTTGTGGCCTGCCAGGGCGGCCACGTGAAGATCGTTCGCGAGCTGCTGGACTGCGGAGCGAACGTGAATGCGCACATGAAG GATCGAGCCACGCCGGTTTTTATCTCCGCCCAGAATGGCCATCGCACAGTTCTGGCGCTGCTGATACAGGCTGGTGCCGAGATCGATATCAAGCGGATAGACGGCGCCACGCCCCTTTGGATAGCCGCCCAGATGGGCCAGGATCACATCTGCAAGGTGCTGCTGCAGAATGGCGCCAATGTGGACACCGTGCGCTGCGACGGCGCCACGCCCCTCTTCAAGGCGGCGCACAAGGGCCACGCCGCCGTCATCACCGTGCTGCTCAAATACCGCCCCAATCTCGGCCAGCTGCCCAACGGAGAGTCCGCACTGCATGCGGCCGCCATGTTCGGCCACATGACCGTCTGCAAGCAGCTGGTGGCCGCCGGCAGCGATGTCCTGCTGAAGAACCAGGACGGTCTGACGGCCCTGCAGCTGGCGCACCAGCAGAAGTACACCTCCATCTGTGATTATCTCCAGGAACGCATCCGGACGATGGTGGCGCGCAGCGCCAAGGCGATGGTCACGTCCGGAGTGTCGTCCACGGTCAAGACCATGTCGGCGTAA
- the LOC122625948 gene encoding glycoprotein-N-acetylgalactosamine 3-beta-galactosyltransferase 1-like isoform X1, giving the protein MMHRKRLELMLMVLIGLAWGLLLSELMKRTRGHNRSDRLKEESSPFPSSQRSRILATPPPTTGPPTTSPPPDILAARLFNETRVLCMVLTSPKTHHSRAIHIKRTWGGRCNKLIFMSSKADRELGAVALNVREGYSNLWPKTRAALQYVYKHHFQKYDWFLKADDDTYVIMENLRAFLHAYDFRQPVYFGNKFRQHVKEGYMSGGAGYVLSKMALHRLVKLGFGNSSICTSRNYGYEDVELGRCLAGVGVVGGDSRDEHGLSRFIPFSPLHWYPQPPEWYQPLLYYTPSDNSSDCCSNTAISFHYNNAQEFYVLEYIIYKLRVFGLNRELGQLPKKKTNSRPTSSHFQAKTAELEQNALNKMAPGKNVAKPNYRTKIIAKMKK; this is encoded by the exons ATGATGCATCGAAAGCGTCTGgagctgatgctgatggtgctgATCGGTCTGGCCTGGGGACTACTGCTGTCCGAGCTGATGAAGCGCACTCGTGGGCATAATCGCTCCGATCGGCTGAAGGAGGAGAGCAGTCCCTTTCCCAGCAGCCAGCGGAGCAGGATCCTAGCCacgccaccacccaccactgGTCCACCGACCACAAGTCCACCGCCGGACATCCTGGCCGCGCGCCTCTTCAACGAGACACGCGTGCTGTGCATGGTGCTGACCAGTCCGAAGACGCACCACAGCCGGGCCATCCACATCAAGCGCACGTGGGGTGGGCGCTGCAACAAGCTGATCTTCATGAGCAGCAAGGCGGACAGGGAACTGGGAGCGGTGGCGCTCAACGTGCGGGAGGGCTACTCCAATTTGTGGCCCAAGACGCGGGCGGCGCTGCAGTACGTCTACAAGCACCACTTCCAGAAGTACGACTGGTTCCTGAAGGCCGACGATGACAC CTATGTTATTATGGAGAACCTGCGCGCCTTTCTACACGCCTACGATTTCAGGCAACCGGTTTATTTTGGAAACAAGTTTCGCCAGCATGTGAAAGAG GGATACATGTCGGGAGGAGCGGGCTATGTGCTGAGCAAGATGGCACTGCACCGGCTGGTTAAGCTGGGCtttggcaacagcagcatctgcaCCAGTCGCAACTACGGCTACGAGGACGTGGAACTGGGACGCTGTCTGGCGGGAGTGGGCGTCGTGGGTGGCGATTCCCGGGATGAGCATGGGTTGAGTCGCTTCATTCCCTTCTCGCCACTGCACTGGTATCCCCAGCCGCCGGAGTGGTACCAGCCACTGCTCTACTACACACCATCAGAT AACTCCAGTGACTGCTGCTCAAACACGGCCATCTCGTTTCACTACAACAACGCACAGGAGTTCTACGTGCTCGAATATATTATCTACAAGCTGCGAGTTTTTGGCCTAAATAGGGAACTGGGTCaattgccaaaaaagaaaacaaattccaGGCCAACTTCGAGTCATTTTCAGGCCAAAACGGCTGAGCTCGAGCAAAACGCTCTTAACAAAATGGCGCCAGGCAAAAATGTCGCAAAACCAAATTACCGAACTAAGATCATCGCCAAGATGAAGAAATAA
- the LOC122626369 gene encoding glycoprotein-N-acetylgalactosamine 3-beta-galactosyltransferase 1-like — protein MERKECVFLDRNNHSQLVTTTPSTSRPVLFLLLGIGIGYLITQVLVWPIMHLKSHTNRTARSTPLDIDLTGEVRVLCFVYTKPSNHKTQAKAVWETWGRRCNKLIFFSSRTDANLSGTVALPVSPNYRESWLKTKMALKYLHEHHLNEADWFLEADDETYVVMENLRYMLYPYSPQLAIYFGSPGTVMSRAALRRLVQLALPNPAKCEPKDAGATAGKLRECLENVNVRAGNTYDSKGRRRMHLIEPQARSNLFLRYDPNSWFWKFLVYRTQDGIFAWSKYAVSFHYVHHHYIHCFEYMIYRLRSFGRKQIEESLPAKFYTVEEKVPGAQPMDAEQEVPADYAY, from the exons ATGGAGCGGAAGGAGTGTGTTTTTCTGGATCGCAACAATCATTCCCAGCTGGTTACAACGACGCCATCAACCTCTCGCCCGGtgcttttcctgctcctgGGCATCGGGATTGGCTATCTAATCACCCAGGTGCTTGTGTGGCCAATAATGCATCTCAAATCGCACACGAATCGCACGGCAAGATCAACTCCACTGGACATCGATTTGACCGGAGAGGTGCGAGTCTTGTGCTTTGTCTACACCAAGCCCAGTAATCACAAGACGCAGGCCAAAGCCGTTTGGGAAACTTGGGGCAGGAGGTGCAACAAGCTGATCTTCTTTAGCAGCCGCACTGATGCCAATCTGTCGGGAACTGTGGCCCTGCCCGTGAGTCCCAACTACCGGGAATCGTGGCTGAAAACGAAGATGGCCCTGAAGTACCTGCATGAGCACCACCTCAACGAAGCCGATTGGTTCCTGGAGGCCGACGACGAGACCTATGTGGTGATGGAGAACCTGCGATACATGCTCTATCCCTACAGTCCACAGTTGGCCATCTACTTCGGCTCACCGGGCACTGTGATGAGTCGTGCTGCACTGCGTCGCCTGGTCCAGCTAGCTCTGCCCAATCCTGCCAAGTGCGAGCCAAAGGATGCGGGTGCCACCGCCGGAAAGCTGAGGGAGTGCCTCGAGAATGTGAATGTGCGGGCGGGCAACACCTACGACTCCAAGGGTCGCAGGCGCATGCACCTCATCGAACCGCAGGCCAGATCCAATCTGTTTCTGCGCTATGACCCCAACTCCTGGTTTTGGAAGTTTCTCGTCTACAGAACGCAAGAT GGAATTTTCGCTTGGTCCAAGTATGCGGTTTCTTTTCATTACGTTCATCATCACTATATACACTGTTTCGAGTATATGATCTATAGACTAAGGAGTTTTGGGCGAAAACAGATTGAAGAATCACTGCCAGCTAAGTTTTATACCGTCGAAGAGAAGGTGCCAGGAGCACAACCTATGGATGCTGAGCAAGAAGTTCCAGCTGACTACGCTTATTAG
- the LOC122626714 gene encoding glycoprotein-N-acetylgalactosamine 3-beta-galactosyltransferase 1-like has protein sequence MTAKMKLRSQLHLLTGFMAGFVLAFVLLLYVYDVSRVTPCWSSSSTRSTIPATTAGFVEEPQPRVLCMVLTCPENVQSLARSVYETWGQRCTRLIFASSEDYEPLGVVQVVEPVGGGYEDLWNKTREGFRHVWQHYAGDYDWFLKADDDTYVVMENLQHLLGGFDPDTPVFFGYKMARYNVSYMSGGASYILSREALHRFATQAYESEVICPQPKKMGIEDFYMGICLQNVGVHFVDSTQALDGDTKPKFMPLDLEHYMSDGNYTIPDWLRLMSLSAVETGLGCCSNHSVAFHYASRERMFLYEFLIYHLKVSDSNQISESRHRSRLSLSDLTRRFPLEDNSNIKDLLQMSEKPDNF, from the exons ATGACGGCCAAGATGAAGTTGCGCTCCCAGCTGCATCTGCTCACGGGCTTCATGGCGGGATTCGTGCTGGCCTTCGTGCTCCTCCTCTACGTCTACGATGTCAGCCGGGTGACGCCCTGCTGGAGCAGTTCCTCCACCAGATCCACAATCCCAGCCACAACGGCCGGGTTTGTGGAGGAACCACAGCCGCGCGTACTGTGCATGGTGCTCACCTGTCCGGAGAACGTGCAGAGCCTGGCCAGGAGTGTCTACGAGACGTGGGGCCAGCGCTGCACTCGCCTGATCTTCGCCAGCAGCGAGGACTACGAGCCACTGGGCGTGGTCCAGGTGGTGGAGCCGGTAGGCGGTGGCTACGAGGATCTGTGGAACAAAACGCGCGAGGGATTCCGCCACGTTTGGCAGCACTACGCCGGCGACTACGATTGGTTCCTCAAGGCGGACGATGATAC TTACGTGGTCATGGAGAATCTGCAGCACCTGCTCGGTGGCTTCGATCCGGATACGCCCGTCTTCTTTGGCTACAAGATGGCGCGATACAATGTG AGTTATATGTCCGGTGGTGCCTCGTACATTTTGAGTCGTGAGGCCCTCCATCGATTTGCAACACAAGCCTACGAATCTGAGGTGATTTGTCCGCAGCCCAAGAAGATGGGCATCGAGGACTTTTACATGGGCATATGTCTGCAGAATGTGGGCGTCCACTTCGTTGACTCCACACAGGCCTTGGATGGAGACACCAAACCGAAGTTTATGCCCCTGGATCTGGAGCACTATATGTCGGATGGCAATTACACCATTCCGGATTGGCTGCGCCTTATGAGTCTATCTGCAGTTGAAACT ggCTTGGGTTGCTGTTCCAACCATTCGGTGGCCTTTCATTATGCCAGTCGAGAGCGCATGTTCCTCTACGAGTTTCTAATCTATCATCTGAAAGTATCTGATTCTAACCAGATTTCAGAAAGCCGACACAGAAGTCGATTGAGCTTATCTGATTTAACGAGACGATTTCCCCTGGAAGATAACTCCAATATAAAAGACTTGCTGCAAATGTCTGAGAAACCTGATAATTTTTAG
- the LOC122624916 gene encoding 40S ribosomal protein S21, which yields MENDAGENVDLYVPRKCSASNRIIHAKDHASVQLSIVDVDPETGRQTDGSKTYAICGEIRRMGESDDCIVRLAKKDGIITKNF from the exons ATGGAGAACGACGCCGGTGAGAATGTTGATCTGTACGTGCCCCGCAAGTG CTCGGCGTCCAACAGGATCATCCATGCCAAGGACCACGCCTCCGTGCAGCTGAGCATCGTTGATGTGGACCCCGAGACCGGTCGCCAGACCGACGGTTCCAAGACCTACGCCATCTGCGGCGAGATCCGTCGCATGGGCGAGTCCGACGACTGCATTGTGCGTCTGGCCAAGAAGGACGGCATCATTACCAA GAACTTCTAA
- the LOC122626383 gene encoding uncharacterized protein LOC122626383, with translation MKLRDLLRLVVLSFVFWLIVLEVIIFCNSPTFTNLLELLQPPYRETVNSYEVGLRSEHWDDDRIARILQAKVRVHCLVYMDRSDYKFGAQKARHIEKTWARRCPRLTIVNQRNTTLLRAYRQIYVECHNELDWLLVVYLDSYVVMENLRHLLAQYSPSEEIYFSAPHAAYVYAHVGQVSTTDYIFSSEALEQLATRSCLRNEIFFRECLTRMRKGPSHWLLPFEVRAELIPYSLRDNFWLWPCSFRFVYHNQSWESCFGGAVLFPYCRAMQMYVLEFLLYHLRPYGHVNPLPELGSPDPLMSIASRPQDDELAKLMYRSVRIICLVLTWPMKYMSGARAVSETWGRHCNRVVYYGSSTVTTVSGLQIVGLNATDTRSKLWGKTKAAFRHAYRNYGHEADWFYKADDDTYAIMENMRKLLKPYSPDKPIYFGSPFKLGSTLYMSGGAGYVLSKKAVELLNLGAAENCLPGDEGTEDYVMGQCLRQLDVQAGDSRDLLGRQRFFSLSLEHFLIPNRDEEGFWLQDYLYQTSGTGMECCSTYSISIHNVSPYEMHFLDTILYKRRPYGLLAGHPPRRKFKKNGLRKQQYNL, from the exons atgaaGCTACGTGACTTATTGCGGCTTGTGGTGCTGTCGTTTGTTTTCTGGCTAATCGTACTGGAGGTGATCATATTCTGCAACAGTCCTACGTTCACCAATCTCCTCGAGTTGCTCCAACCGCCGTACAGGGAGACGGTAAACTCCTATGAGGTTGGGCTGCGCAGTGAGCACTGGGACGATGATCGCATTGCGCGAATTCTTCAGGCGAAGGTCCGCGTCCATTGCCTAGTGTATATGGACCGATCGGACTACAAGTTCGGTGCCCAGAAGGCAAGGCATATCGAGAAAACCTGGGCTCGTCGCTGCCCTCGACTGACGATTGTGAACCAAAGAAATACGACGCTGCTGCGGGCATATCGCCAGATCTACGTGGAATGCCACAATGAGCTCGActggctgctggtggtgtACTTGGACTCGTATGTCGTCATGGAGAATCTGCGCCACCTGCTGGCGCAGTACTCGCCCTCTGAGGAGATCTACTTCAGTGCGCCACATGCCGCCTATGTGTACGCCCATGTGGGTCAGGTGTCCACCACGGACTACATCTTCAGTAGCGAGGCACTGGAGCAGCTGGCCACGAGGAGCTGCCTGCGGAACGAGATCTTCTTCAGGGAGTGCTTGACGCGGATGCGGAAGGGTCCCAGCCATTGGCTCCTGCCCTTTGAGGTTCGGGCTGAGCTGATCCCCTACAGCCTGCGCGACAACTTCTGGCTGTGGCCCTGCTCCTTTCGATTTGTTTACCATAATCAG AGCTGGGAGAGCTGCTTTGGAGGAGCAGTCCTCTTTCCGTACTGCCGCGCCATGCAAATGTATGTGCTGGAGTTTTTGCTCTACCACCTGCGTCCTTATGGCCACGTGAATCCCCTGCCGGAACTGGGCTCTCCGGATCCTCTGATGAGCATAGCATCTAGACCGCAGGACGATGAGCTGGCCAAGTTGATGTACAGGTCGGTGAGGATTATCTGCTTGGTTTTAACCTGGCCCATGAAGTACATGAGTGGTGCGCGGGCAGTGAGTGAAACTTGGGGTCGTCACTGCAACCGAGTGGTATATTATGGCAGCTCCACCGTAACTACTGTTTCCGGTTTGCAAATTGTGGGTCTGAATGCCACCGATACGCGCAGCAAGTTGTGGGGCAAAACAAAGGCTGCGTTTCGCCATGCGTACAGAAACTATGGCCACGAGGCGGATTGGTTCTACAAGGCGGATGACGATACCTACGCCATCATGGAGAACATGCGCAAACTGCTGAAACCCTACTCGCCCGACAAACCCATTTACTTCGGCTCCCCCTTCAAGCTGGGATCCACGCTCTACATGTCCGGAGGAGCTGGCTATGTTCTGAGCAAGAAAGCCGTGGAGCTACTGAATCTGGGCGCCGCCGAGAACTGCCTGCCAGGTGATGAGGGCACCGAGGACTATGTGATGGGCCAGTGCCTGCGGCAATTGGATGTCCAGGCGGGGGATTCCAGGGATCTGCTCGGACGCCAGCGGTTCTTCTCGCTGTCGCTGGAGCACTTCCTCATACCGAATCGCGATGAGGAGGGCTTCTGGCTGCAGGACTACCTCTACCAAACGTCGGGAACG GGAATGGAGTGCTGTTCCACCTATTCGATTTCCATACACAACGTCTCTCCCTACGAAATGCACTTTCTGGACACGATTCTGTATAAAAGACGACCATATGGACTTCTGGCGGGTCATCCTCCTCGAAgaaaattcaagaaaaatgGTCTGAGGAAACAGCAGTATAATTTATGA
- the LOC122626476 gene encoding phenoloxidase-activating factor 2-like — protein sequence MWRGVILISCCLWTLTKAGAPCGLQMECVPKGLCKSGAWYQNAVSWQNLCQKSETCCHTSQMLVVGAPINCGRSNPNGLDATAAVAADQAKPHQFPWTVALMQNMVNFFGAGTLVTENVVITAAHLVQDKTIHDFVVVGGAWDINQLYGKTIKLRTVARIVVHPGFSNINGVNNIVLIVLAISYQITPHIAPICWPTPGVSFDWERCLVAGWGKQNPMATDYSHKQKRIELPVVSRSTCESLLRRTSLGPNFQLDASLLCAGGEKGRDACRGDGGSPLMCPIPGQPTLYEFAGIVNSGLSCGQQNVPALYTNISHMRPWIEKQLSDELNKPYRTFPIYDISYD from the exons ATGTGGCGAGGAGTTATACTAATCAGCTGCTGTCTCTGGACGCTCACTAAGGCGGGAGCACCATGTGGCCTCCAGATGGAGTGCGTGCCCAAAGGACTGTGTAAGTCGGGCGCCTGGTACCAAAACGCTGTGTCTTGGCAAAACCTGTGCCAGAAATCGGAAACCTGCTGTCACACTTCTCAAATG TTAGTTGTCGGTGCTCCCATAAACTGCGGTAGGAGCAATCCCAATGGCCTGGACgccacagcagcagtggcCGCCGATCAGGCGAAACCCCATCAGTTCCCTTGGACGGTGGCACTGATGCAGAATATGGTCAACTTCTTTGGCGCGGGAACTCTGGTCACCGAAAACGTGGTGATCACCGCTGCCCACCTGGTGCAAGATAAGACCATCCACGATTTTGTGGTCGTCGGCGGCGCCTGGGACATAAACCAGCTGTACGGCAAAACGATCAAGTTGCGAACTGTGGCCAGGATTGTAGTGCATCCGGGTTTCAGCAACATAAACGGGGTAAACAACATAGTCCTGATCGTGCTGGCTATTTCGTACCAGATCACGCCGCACATCGCACCCATCTGCTGGCCCACGCCCGGAGTGTCCTTCGATTGGGAACGCTGCCTGGTGGCCGGTTGGGGCAAGCAGAATCCCATGGCCACGGACTATTCGCACAAGCAGAAGCGCATCGAGCTGCCCGTCGTGAGCAGGTCCACTTGCGAGTCGCTATTGCGGAGGACGTCGCTGGGCCCAAACTTCCAGCTGGACGCCAGTCTACTTTGTGCGGGCGGCGAGAAGGGGCGGGATGCCTGCCGGGGCGACGGTGGATCCCCGCTAATGTGTCCCATTCCCGGGCAGCCGACGCTCTACGAGTTCGCCGGCATTGTGAACAGTGGCTTGTCCTGCGGCCAGCAGAATGTGCCTGCCCTGTACACGAACATCTCGCACATGAGGCCCTGGATTGAGAAGCAACTCAGTGACGAACTCAATAAGCCGTACAGGACATTTCCCATCTATGATATATCCTATGactaa